A window of the Cystobacter fuscus genome harbors these coding sequences:
- a CDS encoding 3-hydroxybutyrate dehydrogenase — protein MGTLTDRCALVTGAASGIGQAIAEALGAQGVRVLVSDLDEAGARAVAGRIPNAIAQRADVSSREECRALVERAQKEWGRLDILVNNAGLQHVSPVEEFPEDKWELMIRIMLVGPFLLTRYALPLMYARKWGRILNISSLHGVVASPYKSAYISAKHGLMGLTKTVALEAADKGVTVNALCPSYVRTPLVEKQIADQARVNHMSETDVIEKIMLAPAAVKRLLEPSEVAAYATFLCSDAASGITGAAQMMDCGWTAR, from the coding sequence AGGCGCTGGGCGCGCAAGGGGTCCGGGTGCTGGTGTCGGACCTCGACGAGGCGGGCGCGCGCGCGGTGGCCGGGCGCATCCCCAACGCCATCGCGCAGCGGGCCGACGTGTCCTCGCGCGAGGAGTGCCGGGCCCTGGTGGAGCGGGCGCAGAAGGAGTGGGGCCGGCTCGACATCCTGGTGAACAACGCGGGGCTCCAGCACGTGTCCCCCGTGGAGGAGTTCCCCGAGGACAAGTGGGAGCTGATGATCCGCATCATGCTCGTGGGGCCCTTCCTGCTCACCCGCTACGCCCTGCCCCTCATGTACGCGCGCAAGTGGGGCCGCATCCTCAACATCTCCTCGCTGCACGGCGTGGTCGCCTCGCCGTACAAGTCCGCCTACATCTCCGCCAAGCACGGGCTCATGGGGCTCACGAAGACGGTGGCCCTGGAGGCCGCGGACAAGGGCGTGACGGTCAACGCCCTGTGCCCCAGCTACGTGCGCACCCCGCTCGTGGAGAAGCAGATCGCCGACCAGGCCCGCGTCAACCACATGAGCGAGACGGACGTCATCGAGAAGATCATGCTCGCTCCCGCCGCCGTCAAACGGCTCCTGGAGCCCTCGGAGGTGGCCGCCTACGCCACCTTCCTGTGCTCGGACGCGGCGAGCGGCATCACCGGCGCCGCCCAGATGATGGACTGCGGGTGGACGGCGCGATGA
- a CDS encoding serine hydrolase domain-containing protein, whose protein sequence is MTDSSMGFGVNVDPGEVGLDARRLRRIDTHFSRYVDDGRLAGWQVMVSRRGKVAHLTSHGLADKEAGVPVRTDTLWRIYSMTKPLTSVAAMMLWEEGAFELSDPVSRWLPEFAEPRVYTGGPAAKPVTVPATEPIRVWHLLTHTAGLTYGFHRTHVTDELYRVAEAEMGSADLATRVRGWAKLPLAFQPGAEWNYSVATDVLGRFVEVVSGQSLDTFFSERILGPLGMTDTAFWCPEAQRHRLAALYTRAPGAPGTARIDAIGQEVMRPPVWLSGGGGLVSTTRDYTRFSWMLLRGGELDGVRLLSPRTVRYMTQNHLPGKADLATFGRPLFAETRFDGVGFGLGFAVVDNPVAYRTPTSVGEYHWGGMASTAFWVDPAEHLTVVLMTQLMPSSAYPLRSQLRQLVYQALVD, encoded by the coding sequence ATGACGGACTCCAGCATGGGCTTTGGCGTCAACGTGGACCCGGGCGAGGTGGGCCTGGACGCGCGGCGGCTGCGGCGCATCGACACGCACTTCAGCCGCTACGTCGACGACGGGCGGCTCGCCGGCTGGCAGGTGATGGTGTCTCGCCGCGGCAAGGTCGCGCACCTGACGTCCCACGGGCTCGCCGACAAGGAGGCGGGCGTGCCGGTGCGCACGGACACCCTCTGGCGCATCTACTCCATGACGAAGCCCCTCACCTCCGTCGCGGCGATGATGCTCTGGGAGGAAGGCGCCTTCGAGCTGTCCGATCCCGTCAGCCGCTGGCTGCCCGAGTTCGCCGAGCCGCGCGTCTACACCGGAGGCCCCGCGGCCAAACCCGTCACCGTGCCCGCGACGGAGCCCATCCGCGTGTGGCACCTGCTCACCCATACCGCGGGGCTGACGTACGGCTTCCACCGCACGCACGTCACCGACGAGCTCTACCGGGTCGCGGAAGCCGAGATGGGCAGCGCCGATCTCGCCACGCGCGTGCGCGGGTGGGCGAAGCTGCCGCTCGCGTTCCAGCCCGGGGCGGAGTGGAACTACTCGGTGGCCACGGACGTGCTCGGCCGGTTCGTCGAGGTCGTCTCCGGCCAGTCGCTCGACACCTTCTTCTCCGAGCGCATCCTCGGGCCGCTCGGGATGACGGACACCGCCTTCTGGTGTCCCGAGGCCCAGCGGCATCGGCTGGCGGCGCTGTACACCCGCGCGCCCGGAGCCCCGGGCACCGCGCGCATCGACGCGATCGGCCAGGAGGTGATGCGGCCTCCGGTGTGGCTGTCGGGTGGAGGTGGGCTGGTGTCGACGACGCGCGACTACACGCGCTTCTCCTGGATGCTCCTGCGGGGCGGAGAGCTGGACGGCGTGCGCCTGCTGTCCCCGAGGACCGTGCGCTACATGACCCAGAACCACCTGCCGGGAAAAGCGGACCTGGCCACCTTTGGTCGGCCGCTGTTCGCCGAGACCCGGTTCGACGGAGTCGGCTTCGGGCTCGGCTTCGCCGTGGTCGACAATCCGGTGGCCTACCGCACGCCCACGAGCGTGGGCGAGTACCACTGGGGCGGCATGGCGAGCACCGCGTTCTGGGTCGATCCGGCCGAGCACCTGACCGTGGTCCTCATGACCCAGCTCA